The following coding sequences are from one Neurospora crassa OR74A linkage group I, whole genome shotgun sequence window:
- the stk-12 gene encoding serine threonine protein kinase gives MEEQSKAPSLLAPPAVSSLRTGKMERSVSENIREEREDLREAAEQTLNVIMDLNLDGTIRWVSPSWVDVIGTQPEQVTGTAITDLIVSDNKSIFADVIESMQRDDSKSKFIRFAVKVGPLSRLLPLEQTEEPTIIDVEAQGIMVYDGASGKDSHTMWMIRPWVAPREIKIDLPAFIVESLGSGAEVLASYLTQLAESGLDDPNGHPPPAPVLCRICERQIPPWWFEKHTDLCLQEHRAEMDVQMTQESLIDHRHAIVKVLDALEARHSRTLIGDPANLPIAEYKGMPIGPPTSTTSSPGTSSPSSNSGRSRDRSSGFGHSRARSFAIRRPQARIVELLLDLCDTAIEISTPAIKETTQNPAEFRTQSPQSEGRISQVMQWETPGTNTLEQEQGLALLCTDTEAVAKAKVEAVFRHRRILEYAERIRIEFAIVVQECIDEAMRRAAKIAAGRLSDSTEEEEEEDFEQTEDEEATSAQEEGIFPGSFDAPSTLALALEKAHISGERPSRRLSISIKSTRSSSPKECPTPRSHRGTLGNLASATQSRRESMLLESDAGDSDGGSIRSSSVASRMPTRTESPLSEFSDLRRHASSRQRNRRSLILPGTISPRRQESPSRNGPPSSPLRLHKPRNLPFPSDSLVSPEASPMLPSSEFTSPTPPSIHHHRRQSSAAVSASTGDLGFKPPPSPRLSAVVGATQAKAVPPSIKDFEIIKPISKGAFGSVYLSKKKSTGEYFAIKVLKKADMVAKNQVTNVKAERAIMMWQGESDFVAKLYWTFSSKDYLYLVMEYLNGGDCASLIKVLGGLPEDWVKKYLGEVVLGVEHLHSRGIVHRDLKPDNLLIDQKGHLKLTDFGLSRMGLVGRQKRALNNGADAAPDLLKQGPFVRSSSIASSRSTSLDVHARNPSPLSTPQMTPSDYGAGLGQPSYFNLGVLSQEPRRLCANRSDSGGSEALSHMLPNLSLNDTLSVPPQAIQSPGERSEADEGTTPDFVSLSHATTQSNVDANRGTPPQQPHMPPPNWALFDPQDTNRRFVGTPDYLAPETIRGEPQDETSDWWSVGCIMYEFLYGIPPFHAPEAEQVFGNILARKLEFPDDSDMEISSEAKDLINKLLCSDPHQRLGANREDKFQSGGEEIRSHPWFEGVNWETLLQDDAQFVPQPEHPEDTEYFDSRGAVLQSFAEEMEDQSSPPSSAPAPDYHNRPHDALAKVRSQVNSNINTVKRGLMPLHIPPHVRDLKSRRLSEPVAADDFGNFSFKNLAVLEKANKDVIQRLRAEAAESQTKPISPGALSSISSPGTIGALEGSPVIANPVQRTLSAAKASQRPQSPSGIGHSNSPNRASQPSSPLLVSFVAGQGAEGRRKASSNSSSLSHQSGSFQSTVEGTRVPPTLQKAATTTTASSPSNGRLVMPPLPLSPQRTVPAHTLTSSPRNTSGPATGRARSLTVGSQEGSGSPISADILAHHKRRSQVFDMSPSSSDTEGDKANALLRVQRRRQSSRRMSQVLDGPMFRPLDVLICEDHPVSRMVMEKLLEKLRCRTISASTGQEACRYALSDIKFDIIFMEFKLPVINGSDVARMVRETKNKNHHTPIVAITAYLKELHAPHYFDSLIEKPISSSKLSEVLSTFCQWKPASPGQVQMLSLGLPPPVPSGLRQESLRLEDSPVSASGSSKYTVHSGGSVKEESTCSTFGDSESVATDDIPVVVSRKATGDWSEGGLGISGSEEVLVAGDDGSKPPVHAQLLTQQSAPAQMEHLAGQTKGPVPQRSLDKLRARRESIEKRRLEGCIDSADDEDEELGAGQANSGQEPHPAKHHRPKSTLPSSKLGIEMMRANSHDSMTAADSEGASSATLGPPTAQIVTPTTDVQMELPPLVVDTAAATMAPYTTVADDEAAAATVSTPPDLRPETEGRKICHVEQTPRQLSLAKVDEEAAEADEEPTPRPLSRSVNQ, from the exons ATGGAGGAACAATCCAAGGCCCCGAGCCTGCTGGCTCCGCCGGCCGTATCGTCGCTCAGGACTGGCAAGATGGAGCGATCAGTCAGCGAGAATATCCgcgaggagagagaggaccTTCGAGAGGCCGCCGAACAGACCCTAAACGTCATCATGGACCTCAACCTGGACGGTACTATCCGATGGGTCAGCCCTTCGTGGGTTGATGTGATTGGAACCCAACCCGAACAAGTTACGGGAACTGCTATCACAGACCTGATCGTCAGCGACAACAAGTCCATCTTTGCCGATGTCATCGAAAGCATGCAAAGGGACGATTCAAAATCAAAGTTCATCCGCTTTGCTGTCAAGGTCGGCCCACTGTCGCGGCTACTCCCGCTTGAGCAAACAGAGGAGCCGACAATTATCGACGTGGAGGCACAAGGTATCATGGTCTATGATGGTGCATCTGGTAAAGACAGCCAT ACCATGTGGATGATACGGCCGTGGGTAGCGCCGCGTGAGATCAAAATCGATCTACCAGCCTTTATCGTAGAATCTCTCGGCTCAGGAGCTGAGGTTCTCGCTAGCTATCTTACCCAACTTGCAGAGTCCGGACTGGATGACCCAAATGGCCATCCTCCACCAGCGCCAGTGCTCTGCCGTATTTGCGAACGCCAGATCCCGCCTTGGTGGTTCGAAAAGCACACCGATTTGTGTCTACAGGAGCATCGAGCGGAAATGGATGTTCAGATGACCCAGGAAAGTCTAATTGATCACCGTCACGCCATTGTCAAAGTACTCGACGCCCTCGAGGCCCGTCATAGCCGCACTTTGATTGGAGACCCTGCCAATTTGCCGATTGCCGAGTACAAAGGCATGCCCATTGGTCCTCCAACATCCACGACATCGTCCCCGGGGACATCATCGCCAAGTTCAAACTCCGGCCGGTCGAGGGACAGATCATCTGGATTCGGACATTCGAGAGCCAGATCCTTTGCTATCCGTCGGCCGCAAGCCCGAATTGTTGAGCTGCTCCTTGATCTATGCGACACTGCGATCGAGATTAGCACCCCTGCCATCAAGGAGACCACACAAAATCCGGCAGAATTTCGCACGCAGTCACCCCAGTCAGAGGGCCGTATTTCCCAGGTGATGCAATGGGAAACACCTGGCACGAACACACTCGAGCAAGAACAAGGTCTTGCGTTGCTCTGTACTGATACGGAGGCCGTTGCTAAGGCCAAGGTTGAAGCTGTCTTCCGCCATCGCAGGATTCTCGAGTATGCCGAGAGGATTCGAATCGAATTTGCCATCGTGGTCCAGGAGTGTATCGATGAGGCTATGCGTAGGGCTGCCAAGATTGCCGCTGGTCGACTTAGTGACTCtactgaagaggaggaagaagaggactTCGAGCAGActgaggacgaagaagcgACGTCTGCAcaggaggaggggatatTCCCCGGGTCCTTCGATGCTCCTTCGACACTGGCATTGGCTTTGGAAAAGGCCCACATTTCGGGAGAGCGCCCCAGCCGCCGATTATCAATATCAATCAAGTCTACTCGATCTAGCAGCCCAAAGGAATGTCCCACACCTCGATCTCATCGGGGTACACTTGGTAACCTTGCCAGCGCAACCCAATCGAGACGAGAATCCATGCTCTTGGAAAGCGACGCTGGCGATAGTGATGGCGGAAGCATCAGATCCTCGTCTGTCGCCTCGAGGATGCCAACCCGAACAGAATCGCCGCTGTCTGAGTTTAGCGACCTTCGCCGGCATGCAAGTTCGCGACAACGTAATCGAAGGAGCCTCATTCTTCCAGGAACAATATCCCCTCGAAGACAAGAATCCCCGTCGCGAAATGGACCACCATCGTCACCCCTCCGACTTCACAAACCGCGTAATTTGCCTTTCCCTTCTGACAGCCTGGTCTCGCCCGAAGCATCACCGATGCTGCCGAGTAGTGAGTTTACTTCTCCGACCCCTCCCAgtatccatcatcaccggcgACAATCCTCAGCAGCCGTGTCTGCATCAACCGGGGATCTTGGTTTCAAACCCCCACCCTCACCTCGTCTCAGCGCGGTCGTTGGCGCTACGCAAGCCAAAGCAGTTCCTCCATCGATCAAGGACTTCGAGATCATCAAACCCATCAGCAAGGGTGCGTTCGGAAGCGTCTATCTATCCAAGAAGAAGTCAACCGGCGAATATTTTGCGATCAAGGTCTTGAAGAAGGCCGACATGGTAGCCAAGAACCAGGTCACCAATGTCAAGGCAGAACGTGCCATCATGATGTGGCAGGGCGAAAGCGACTTTGTCGCCAAGCTGTATTGGACGTTTTCGAGTAaggactacctctacctggtCATGGAATATTTGAATGGTGGCGACTGCGCGTCATTGATCAAAGTACTGGGGGGTCTCCCCGAGGACTGGGTGAAGAAGTATCTCGGTGAGGTTGTTCTCGGTGTCGAACACCTCCACAGTCGGGGCATCGTTCACCGTGACCTGAAGCCCGACAATCTGCTTATTGACCAGAAGGGACACCTGAAGTTGACTGACTTTGGCCTCTCGCGCATGGGTCTCGTTGGTCGACAGAAGCGTGCTCTTAACAATGGCGCTGACGCAGCTCCGGATTTGCTCAAGCAAGGCCCTTTTGTTCGGTCCTCTTCGATCGCATCATCTCGTTCCACTTCTCTCGACGTTCATGCTCGCAACCCATCCCCTCTGTCGACCCCACAAATGACGCCGAGCGACTATGGTGCCGGCCTAGGACAGCCATCCTACTTCAACCTCGGGGTGTTGTCTCAAGAACCTCGGCGGTTATGCGCGAACCGCAGTGACAGTGGCGGTAGCGAAGCACTGTCGCATATGCTTCCAAATCTGTCCCTGAACGACACCCTGTCCGTCCCGCCTCAAGCCATTCAGTCTCCTGGCGAGCGTAGCGAAGCCGACGAGGGCACAACTCCCGACTTCGTCTCGCTCTCCCACGCAACCACGCAAAGCAACGTAGACGCCAACAGAGGTACTCCTCCACAACAGCCTCATATGCCCCCGCCGAATTGGGCGCTTTTCGACCCTCAGGATACCAATCGCCGTTTTGTTGGAACACCCGACTACCTAGCCCCAGAAACTATCAGGGGAGAGCCTCAAGACGAGACAAGTGATTGGTGGTCCGTTGGATGCATCATGTACGAGTTTTTGTATGGAATCCCCCCCTTCCATGCACCTGAAGCGGAACAAGTCTTTGGGAACATCCTGGCACGCAAATTGGAGTTCCCTGATGACAGTGATATGGAAATCTCTTCAGAGGCCAAGGATCTGATCAACAAGTTGTTGTGTTCGGATCCTCATCAGCGGCTTGGGGCGAACCGCGAAGACAAGTTTCAGTCAGGAGGTGAAGAAATACGTAGCCATCCGTGGTTCGAGGGTGTCAATTGGGAGACATTGCTGCAAGACGATGCTCAGTTCGTTCCTCAACCTGAGCATCCAGAAGATACCGAATATTTTGATTCACGTGGCGCCGTTCTCCAGTCCTTCGCTGAAGAAATGGAAGATCAGTCTTCACCTCCTAGTTCAGCCCCAGCACCTGATTATCATAACAGGCCGCATGATGCGTTGGCGAAGGTTAGGTCCCAGGTCAactccaacatcaacaccgtGAAACGAGGTTTGATGCCGCTTCACATCCCCCCTCATGTCCGTGATTTGAAGAGCAGACGCTTGAGCGAGCCAGTTGCTGCCGATGATTTCGGAAACTTTTCGTTCAAAAACTTGGCTGTTCTCGAGAAGGCGAACAAGGATGTCATACAAAGACTACGGGCAGAGGCTGCGGAGTCTCAGACCAAGCCCATCAGTCCTGGAGCATTGAGCTCTATCAGCAGTCCTGGCACGATTGGAGCCTTGGAAGGCAGCCCAGTAATCGCCAACCCCGTCCAAAGGACGCTCTCTGCTGCAAAAGCATCTCAGCGTCCTCAGTCTCCTTCTGGTATTGGACACTCAAACTCTCCGAACAGAGCTTCACAACCTTCCTCACCTCTCCTTGTGTCGTTTGTGGCTGGACAAGGTGCGGAAGGTCGACGCAAGGCGTCTAGTAACTCATCCAGCCTTTCACACCAATCGGGATCATTTCAATCTACGGTGGAAGGGACACGTGTTCCACCTACTCTTCAGAAGGCGGCCACAACGACTACTGCCTCTTCCCCGTCAAACGGGCGGCTCGTCATGCCTCCTTTACCTCTGTCTCCGCAAAGGACTGTTCCTGCACACACATTAACATCAAGTCCTCGGAATACTAGCGGTCCAGCAACAGGTCGTGCTCGCTCCCTGACTGTCGGTTCTCAAGAAGGCAGTGGAAGTCCGATATCTGCCGATATTCTGGCTCACCACAAGCGCAGGAGTCAGGTCTTTGATATGTCGCCATCGTCATCCGACACCGAGGGGGATAAGGCGAATGCGCTTCTTCGGGTACAGCGCCGGCGTCAAAGCTCCAGACGGATGTCGCAGGTTTTGGATGGTCCCATGTTTCGACCGCTAGATGTCCTGATCTGTGAAGACCACCCGGTATCTCGCATGGTGATGGAGAAGCTCTTGGAAAAGCTCCGCTGTCGGACCATTTCGGCGTCAACAGGTCAGGAAGCCTGTCGATATGCTTTGAGCGACATCAAGTTCGATATCATCTTCATGGAGTTCAAACTACCAGTAATCAACGGCTCTGACGTTGCCCGAATGGTCCGCGAAACGAAGAACAAAAACCATCATACTCCCATCGTTGCTATCACGGCGTATCTTAAGGAACTTCATGCTCCGCATTACTTCGATTCGCTTATAGAGAAGCCGATTAGTTCTTCGAAGTTAAGTGAGGTCCTGAGTACTTTCTGCCAGTGGAAGCCCGCTTCGCCGGGTCAGGTCCAGATGTTGTCACTGGGCCTACCGCCCCCTGTACCGTCCGGACTCAGGCAAGAAAGCCTGCGTCTGGAAGACAGCCCTGTTTCTGCATCCGGGTCTTCAAAATACACTGTGCACTCTGGCGGTAGCGTCAAAGAGGAATCAACTTGCTCAACATTCGGTGACTCCGAATCTGTTGCAACAGACGACATTCCTGTAGTGGTTAGCCGCAAGGCCACTGGTGACTGGAGTGAAGGTGGGCTAGGTATCTCAGGCTCAGAGGAGGTCCTAGTTGCCGGCGATGATGGATCCAAACCACCAGTACATGCACAGTTGTTAACGCAGCAGTCCGCACCAGCGCAGATGGAGCACTTGGCAGGCCAAACGAAAGGTCCAGTGCCACAGCGCTCACTCGATAAGTTGAGAGCAAGGCGAGAGTCCATCGAGAAGCGCAGGCTTGAAGGCTGCATAGACTctgccgatgatgaggatgaggagctTGGTGCTGGCCAGGCGAATTCCGGGCAGGAACCGCACCCTGCCAAGCACCATCGCCCTAAGTCTACATTACCATCGTCGAAGTTGGGAATTGAAATGATGCGGGCAAACAGCCATGATAGCATGACTGCCGCTGACTCTGAGGGCGCCAGCAGCGCTACGCTCGGGCCACCAACAGCCCAGATTGTCACTCCCACAACCGACGTGCAGATGGAACTTCCTCCACTGGTTGTTGATACTGCAGCGGCAACAATGGCTCCATACACAACTGTAGCAGATGATGAAGCCGCTGCCGCCACTGTCTCTACGCCTCCTGACCTCAGGCCTGAGACTGAGGGCAGGAAAATCTGCCACGTTGAGCAAACACCGCGCCAATTGTCACTAGCAaaggtggatgaggaggctGCCGAAGCAGATGAAGAGCCTACCCCTCGTCCACTTTCCCGGTCTGTGAATCAGTAA
- a CDS encoding MFS phosphate transporter: protein MDDDVMRPDTHHDPTPGLIPVPHGPATGDEALQLPFGHTPDPDHEKAIFGYLTQPDDIYTKDGTYWADLPLRERIAFVNKVQNEEAKQELKAIGRMMKKDPLSPVSWYFRNAVLPGAGLGLEGYVLFSIGNIEPLFKATWPQCWGHNATECSSNWIAAVTYLEVIGIMVGQLVVGVIGDWIGRRWGLIQDAAIMFVGLLMLTASWGLTLQGWVICYAWSLFFYGFGVGGEYPITATSSMENSVASGKLSTRNDRLHRGRKVTTAFLMQGWGQLINQALLIILLLIFHAGSGSPPYGLATVQWTFRLSFAIPAVGTLWLVYYRTYKMPHASRQLIAAKKKTNVTGYDFDSLAMTTRHFGGRLLATAGCWFCNDVFFYGNKLFQAQFIAVISGGSSSVLTGWIWNLYNVIISLVGYYLASLLMDNRFYGRKMMQQVGFLMCFIMFVVPAFKLEYYTSPAGIKSFQAMYFLSSFFNQFGPNSVTFLVAGEVFPTPIRASAHGFSACCGKAGALLASVLYNYIDTQTKFYVVPWFGLAGMILTWLFLPDTTGLDLKEQERRWSYIRAGKPEDYHGIAIHPMHLSLWERLRGVGKHYNPELDHKQKIEDMREEWAGKERMRREKEVNGQNSMGDDLEVDDFNDQVHHYFRNTTDQGMFVNDGSAGPSTHSRSRNNSEPPFASGANSKEVTQEKIRPDSPSTTQTPSSTRPVSEKEQ, encoded by the exons ATGGATGACGACGTAATGCGTCCCGACACTCACCACGACCCTACACCGGGTCTGATCCCCGTGCCTCACGGCCCGGCCACCGGTGACGAGGCTCTTCAACTTCCCTTCGGCCACACGCCTGATCCCGACCACGAGAAGGCCATCTTCGGCTACCTCACACAACCTGACGACATCTACACAAAAGACGGCACCTACTGGGCCGACCTGCCCTTGCGCGAGAGGATAGCCTTCGTCAACAAGGTCCAGAATGAGGAGGCGAAGCAGGAGCTCAAGGCCATCGgtcggatgatgaagaaggaccCTCTCAGCCCCGTCTCGTGGTACTTCCGCAACGCCGTCCTTCCCGGTGCCGGTCTTGGTCTCGAGGGCTACGTCCTCTTCAGTATCGGCAACATCGAGCCTCTCTTCAAAGCCACCTGGCCGCAATGCTGGGGCCACAATGCTACCGAGTGCAGCAGCAACTGGATCGCTGCCGTAACATATCTCGAGGTTATCGGTATTATGGTTGGCCAGCTAGTCGTTGGTGTTATTGGTGATTGGATTGGTCGCCGCTGGGGTCTCATTCAGGATGCCGCTATCATGTTTGTCGGTTTGCTCATGCTCACGGCTTCTTGGGGTTTGACCCTCCAGGGCTGGGTCATCTGCTATGCTTGgtctctcttcttctacg GTTTCGGTGTCGGTGGAGAATATCCCATTACTGCTACCTCCTCTATGGAGAACTCTGTCGCGTCCGGAAAGCTTTCCACGAGAAACGACCGTCTTCACCGTGGCCGCAAGGTTACCACCGCCTTCTTGATGCAGGGTTGGGGTCAGCTTATCAACCAGGCCCTCCtcattatcctcctcctcatcttccatgCCGGTAGCGGATCCCCGCCCTATGGCCTCGCCACTGTCCAGTGGACATTCAGATTGTCGTTCGCCATTCCCGCCGTCGGTACCCTTTGGCTCGTCTACTACAGAACCTACAAGATGCCCCACGCCAGTCGACAGCTTATtgccgccaagaagaagaccaacGTTACCGGTTACGATTTTGATTCCCTTGCCATGACCACCAGGCACTTTGGAGGCCGTCTCCTTGCCACGGCTGGTTGCTGGTTCTGCAACGATGTCTTCTTCTACGGAAACAAGCTCTTCCAGGCTCAATTCATCGCCGTCATCAGCGGCGGCTCGAGCTCTGTCTTGACCGGCTGGATTTGGAACTTGTACAACGTCATCATCTCTCTTGTCGGTTATTACTTGGCCTCGCTCCTCATGGACAACCGCTTCTATGGCCGCAAGATGATGCAGCAAGTCGGTTTCCTCATGTGCTTCATCATGTTCGTCGTTCCCGCCTTCAAGTTGGAATACTACACCAGCCCCGCCGGTATCAAGTCGTTCCAGGCCATGTACTTCCTCTCCAGCTTCTTCAACCAGTTCGGCCCCAACAGCGTCACCTTCCTCGTTGCCGGTGAGGTCTTCCCCACCCCCATCCGCGCCTCCGCCCACGGCTTCAGCGCCTGCTGCGGCAAGGCTGGTGCGCTTCTCGCCTCCGTTCTCTACAACTACATCGATACCCAGACCAAGTTCTACGTCGTTCCCTGGTTCGGTCTCGCCGGCATGATCCTCACCTGGCTGTTCCTCCCCGACACCACCGGTCTTGACCTTAAGGAGCAAGAGCGCCGGTGGAGCTACATCCGCGCCGGCAAGCCCGAAGACTACCACGGCATCGCCATCCACCCCATGCACCTTTCCCTCTGGGAGCGCCTCCGCGGCGTTGGCAAGCACTACAACCCCGAGCTCGACCACAAGCAGAAGATCGAGGACATGCGTGAGGAGTGGGCCGGCAAGGAGCGCATGCGCCGCGAGAAGGAGGTCAATGGCCAGAACTCCATGGGCGACGATCTCGAGGTGGATGACTTCAACGATCAAGTCCACCACTACTTCCGCAACACCACCGACCAGGGCATGTTCGTCAACGACGGCTCTGCCGGTCCCAGCACCCACTCGAGGTCGAGGAACAACAGCGAGCCCCCCTTCGCTTCGGGAGCGAACTCGAAGGAGGTCACGCAGGAGAAGATCCGCCCCGACAGCCCTTCGACCACACAGACCCCGTCATCGACGCGGCCTGTAAGTGAGAAGGAGCAATAA